DNA from Onychomys torridus chromosome 1, mOncTor1.1, whole genome shotgun sequence:
CAGTGACCTCCAGTGCTACCACCACATCCCCTGGTTCTGTCTCTTCCACTACTGGCTGGAGCAGCACTTCCTGGGGGGCTTCTGTTGGTGGAAGAAGCCCAGTTAAGAGAAACAAGACCTTATTGAATGTGAATAACCAAGTTCTATGTCCTTTGTTAAAGCAAAAGGTGGCAAATGTCCCCTCTTGCTGTGACCAGAGGTCACATTctgcccattcattcattcatttttgagtttttcttttatttatttgtttgtttgttttatctagTGTGTGTCCACCACTGAAAGtatgcagagatcagaggacagttgcTGGGAGTTGGCTCTAGCCATTCACCACtagggttctggggaccaaacccaggtcaccaggcttggtggcgagTGCCTTTTCCCATTGTATCATCTCACCCACCCATTCATTCACTCTCCAGCTTCTTCAGCATTCATTTACTGAACACATACCATAGGATCCTAGGCTGGGAAACTCATTATTGTTAGCTATCCgttacttttctctctctctggatatCTGGGAAGATGACAGCCCTTTTTCTAAGCCCAGGGGTTTGGGATGGAACACCCTGTTCCTGCTGGCTCCCCACCCTGAAGTGCAGGACAAAACTTTGTTTCTCCTCcaggttcaaaaaaaaaaaaagtcaagtttgaggtctcaggaaatggcttagcagataaaggcaattgccagcaagcctgacgacctgagttctatccctgagacttacatgatggaaggagagacccatCTCCCAAAGAAAGTGAAGTTTGGCTTTTGAAAAGTAAGCAAAATTCTTTTTGGTCATTTCCTTAAACCCCAAAGGTCCAAAGAAAAAGTCACCCACTTCCCTTAAAGATAGCAAGGAGGCCCTGCCCCTCTCACCCGGGATGATCGTGCAGGTGCGTGTCGCCACCAGGTGGCGGGCCAAACAGGTGACTGCGACGCCGCTGAGCTCCGGGCGGGCGGGGACAGCCACCACGAGTGCAGAAGGCACCGGCCCTGCACGGACGCCTTCGGGGAGACCCTGGAACTGCAGAGAGGCGGCAGGGACCCCACCGGGCCAGGAGCAGTGAAAGCGGAGACTCCGGTCCGCGGGACCCCCTTCCACTGAGCATTGCGGGGCCCCGGGGGGCAGATCTGCCACGGAGGAGAGATCATCCAGCCTCAGTCCTTTCAacttctccagtcccacctccaTGCGGGATGCCCCCCAACTCCTTCTCTAGGTTTCTCTCCGCCTCTTTTCCTCGATAGCTCCGCCCTCCCGCGTGCActgtctccccccccccgccccccgctaCCCCCTTTGTGActccctccttctgcctttgCAGGTAACTTAAACCTTCGCTGATCCTACTTACCAGCCTAGGTAGCTCATCCCTTCGCTTTCGAATTAGCTCTGCCATTTAACTTCGCTGCTCACTGGATTGGGAATCCTCTCTCAGGACCGCCCACCCTCTCCTCCTGCTggctcttccccttctccttggtATCCTCACCCCTTCAACCGGCAATCTGCATACCCGTGGGCCCCGACCTAAGCACGTGTATCCTTGTGCCACTTGGTCCCACCCATTAGCAATTGGTGGGTGTTCCACTCTCAGATATCCCTCCTCCTACCATCCACGCCCACCTAAGTTGTCTCTCCTCCTCCCGCTGTGTCCCGTCCCACCATTATGTTTCTGCTCTGCCCTGATGATGGCGCTCCTCTCCAATCCCACCTCACTCACGAATGTCCTTGTACCTTCCTGGCTAGCTTTACTCTTTCCCTGGTGGCTATGCTTACTTGAGGTTTTCTCAAAAACTGCTTGCTAGCTCCtccctttcctggaagtcacgcCCATCAGCAGCTATTCCCCATTCCTCTCTGCTAGCTCGGCCTCTTCTCCAGCAGCCGCGCCCACCGATAACTGTCCCAGCTCCTCCTTGTTGGATCCTCCCTCTCTGAAGGGCACGCCTCCTATTCTGCCCTTCTTGCGGTTTCCTCCCTGCCCTGACACCCCAACCTCCACGTGCTTCCCCTCTCCCTGCTGTATGGACCCACAGCTCTTACCCGCCACAGTGAGGTTGAGCACCGAACGCCTGCGGCGGCCGGTGCGGGGGTTCGCAGCGATGCAGGCGTAAGCGCCGGCATGGCCTGGCCCCACCGACGGCAGCAGGAGGCGAGGCCCTGCAGGCACTGCGGCCTCTGTGGGGTCTGCCAGACTCCATGCAATGTCCGCAGACGGCCGCGAGGGGGCCGAGCAGTGCAAGGTGACATTGCTGCCCGCAGTAACGTAGAGCTCAGGGACTGCATCGCGGTCCGAGAAGACCTTGATGACCGGGGCATCCGGGCCGTCTTAAGTGGGGGGCGAGACAAGGAGGAGGGGAACTGTAAAGGAGTCACAGACCCTGAGCCCACTTCTTCCCGGGGACTCAAGACTCGAATCCTCACTGGAGACACGCCCCCCACTCACAGAAGACACTGACGTCGGCTGCAGCCTCGGTGTGGCCAAAGGGGCTGCGGACACGGCAGGTGTACCGGGCGTGGTCGCTGCGTACCGGACGTGAGATGAGCAGCTGGTCCCGTTCGGCGCGGATGCGAGGTGGCTCTGCGCCTTCAGGGTCTGGGGTCTCCAGGGCACGTCCGTCTCTGCTCCAACTTAGCTCCCCACTACCTGGATTCCACCCTACGCAGCGCAGACTCAGCTCGGCTGccccctcctctgtctctggagcCCTGGGCTGTACCGACAACTGGGGTAAGGGCTCTGGAGATCCAGAACGGGCTCTGATGAGTCGGGGAGTCCATACATCACAACTCCCTCCCTGTGCCCcaagtctctgcctcctcagcccttCCTCGCTCCCCTAACTGCACCAGGAGTTCGAGCTGTCAGCCCTCCTCCCTCCGATCTAGAGATGAAGATCTCACACTTGGGTGTCCAAACTCTAATCCTATTCCATCAGTCTCAGGAGTCCAGACTCCAGTCCTCTTTCAGACCCAGAGGTCCAGACTTCAATCCTCCTTCAGACCCAGGACTCCAGACCACAGGTCTCttcccccagccctcctcccttaGATCCAGGGGTCCAGGCCTCAGGCCTATTCTCTCAGACTTAGGAGTCCAGACCCAGACaaggtgtgtggatgtgtgtgtggggggggtctggTCCCTGTCTTGGCTCCTATCTCCACTCCCAGGCTCTCTCCTCTCGGAACGAAGCATATTTACACCGACAGATTTGCGCAGATGTCTGTGAGGAGAGCAGGCTCGGCACCTCAGGGCCCACTTACCATATACACCCACCGTGAATTCCCGAATCTGTTGGGAGACTCCTCCTCTGATGACCTCAACTGTATACACGCCTGCATCATCCAGCCGTGCAGaggtgagttccagaccacctCGAATCTGGTCAAATCTCAAGCGGGCTTGATGCATGGGGTCCAGACTGATCAGTGGAGCTTGTGACCCCAGGCCCCCAGCCGCCAGTACCTTGGAGCCCCGGCGCCAGACCACCAGAGGGGCAGGAGGCCTGGGGCTGGGGAATGGAGTCAGAGGGAGCTTGATGGTGTTCCCCACTAGCACAGCAAGGGGTCCCCCCACCTGCTGGGGGAAACTTGCAGCCTGGTGAGCCTCCAAATAAACTTTGGATTTAGGGTTCTGGGCAGAAAGTTCAAGATTGTGATGCTCCAGGGGTGGctttgaacctggggccttgctaGGTACTTTGGTGCCTGGGACTGGAACAGAGAAGGAAAGCCTGGGGTCTTTACCAGGATCTTGAGAATTGAAACCATCAAAAgccacttgggaagcagggatTTTAGAGAAGGTGACATCAGGGCTCAGATATTGTCCCCCAGAAGACACATTGGTCCATAATGACCCAGGAACATGGCTTGAATTCAGCCCCCGAGGAAACCAGTTGGAATCAGGGATTTCAGCAGAGGCTTCTGACCCTGGAGGCTGATCTGGAAAGTTCTGGCTGGGGGCCTGGTTGGAGACTTTTGAAACAAAGCCCTGAGAAGAACCCCCTGAGtctgaggaggaggcagagggtcGTTGAGGTCTAGAAGCTGGCTGGAGGGCGAGGAGCCCTGCTCTGAATGctgcagaggagagggaggggacatCATTGAGAGACTGCCAGGGAGCaggctgctggggggggggggcacgggggGAGGGTGGCACAGGGAACTTACCCAGGAGTAGGAAGAGCAGCAGAGCCGACGGGAGGCCCATGATGATGGTCGCACTCTAGAAAGGACACTGACACCGAGATCCACAGCTTGCATCGTCCCAGGTCTGACAAGTCCAGCAGGAATGGTGGCTTAGCTTCCTGGGTGGGGAAGGAAGACAGACCTGTGGGAGGTGCCAGGGTCCCCTGGCATGATATAGTGGCTAAGTGACCCACCCCACCCTTCTTGTCCATCAGATGTATGGAGAGGCCTAGAATGATCCTCCACTCCTCACCCTCAGGGGAAGGTGGACTCTCAGCTGGAACTGTGGACACCATGCAGGAAGACTTCCTTCAGGAGTGTCTAAGAAATCAGAGCACTTCCTGTGAACTCCCTGcctggctcaggtttcttgcttTCCACTCTGTCTTACCTGAAGCCTCTTCTCTGACCCTGGCCCGTTCTGTGACTCCCTGATGTCCTCAGAATCAAGTCTCCAGTTGATGTCTCTATTAAGACCATCTCCCCTGAACTCAATTTCCATTGTCCAACACCTGCTAAACTCCATCATCTATGCAAAGGCTGGGGAACCTTCCCACCATCTTCCTCCCTGGCACTGCCATTAATCTCTAATGCTACCTAGATTTCCTTCCCCATTTTCTCCTCTTGGTGCCTACTTATTGCTCAGACCTTATCATCTTCACCTACATCCCCTACCTACTTCCTTCAATCTCCTTCTCTGGTAGGACCCCTCCCTGGCCAGCTGACCCTTCCCTCCAGGTGACAGCTTTGCCTGGCTCTACAGCATCCTCTGCAGATATTCTTACAGCACCTGCCCACTTCTCTGCACTCCATCCCTTATCCCCCTGAACATGGTGCTCTTCTGATGCCATCTCACTCCCAGCCTTTGCAAACATTCTTTCCTCTACCTGGAATGCTCTTTCCCTCTCCAATCTGGCTGCCTCATAACTGGTCCTTCAGGTCTCACTTCATTAATAGCTACAATAATAATGACAACTTAAGTTCAGCCAGGAACTATGCTAAATTCTATCTGTGTGTTATtatcaggatgatttcttctgaATGTCCTGAGCAGGATGTCTGGTCCTTATTTGCCAGGCCAAGCGATGATGATGCAGAGAGGTCAGATTTCCTGTGGGAGGTTACACAGCCAGAGGAGAGGCTGGTCAGACTACTTAGTCCTTCGTAAAGCTTTCCTTATCCCCCTTGCTAGGCTTTAGGCCTCTGCTCAGCTCTGAACCTATGAGAGACTTAGTTTAGCGCTCACAGTGCTGGTGGGAGGCATGGTCTGAATACACTGAGTATGCTCTGTGTATCACGTACAGCTCTTTGCTAtgtcagaaaactgaaaaaaatattgtcttgttgggcatggtggcacacacctttaatcccagcacttgggatgtagaggcaggcagatctcagtgaattcaaagctatcctggtctacataggaagttccacaaataaattaatgataataataataatgatgatgatgatgatgatgatgatgatgatgttttaatttattctttgagaatttaatatatttttatatcttttcctgtcccccaactccttccagatctttTCCAACCTTCTTACTCACTCatcttcatattctttttctctcgtaaaataaaattaaaacatagagtccattttgtgttggctgaCTATGCTTGACCATGGGGCCTGCTCTGGGATAtggttgatatatccagtgtTGTACCACTGAAGAAGACTGATTTTCCTTCTTCAAGTTATCAATTtcaaatagcttcttggctaggggTAAGGATTTGTGTCCATTTCCTAttatccatgctgggattttgccTGGCTTGAAGTTGGACAGGTCTTTGTGCACACTGTTCACAGTCTCCTGgggttcatatgtgcatcagtcctgttgtgccTGGAAAATGCTGCttctttggagtcatccaccactttttgctcttacagtctttgcacacacacacacacacacacacacacacacacacacacacacaccccgccttCTGAATAGATCTTTGAGCATTAAGAGGAGGCGTGTGATATAATATTCCATttagataaatggataatgaaaatacatttacACATTGGAAGACAGTTCAGCTgctcagaaaaatgaaattctgaaagtTGTAGGTGTTAAAAATGATAAGCGGCACTGTTcggaaaggtcatgaggcatgaACCATGACAAAatccagtatcagagctttattaggaggaagtggGGGACAAAAGAACCAtgcctggggaagaagcacatgcagagagagagaatggggccaggagagagcagagcagagaggagagggagtctgtgtctggctctAAGGATTCCCGTGCACATGTCCAGGTaggcttatggagctacaccacgCATGCACTGATTGCATGACCATGCCATGCACACATAATCACCAGTGTGCACTGAttatgtaagatgcaagaccccttgCTGAGCTCCTGTactgcgcatgtgcagtcatgtagctaaAGTGggggcagaatcctaacactaAGTAAATGAAGGGAGCTAGAAACagttatcctgagtgaggtagaccagaaagacaaacattgtgtgTTTTCCATCATATGTGGATGCTAGCTTTTAAGCTTTAGCTGTGTACTTCTCACTTGACTTTTTAAATTCCATGGGGAGCTGTCACTctatccagcacttgagagtttGAGACAAGAAGACATCCTGTTCTAAGTTCAAAAGTTCAAAGCCTGCTTGTGCTACAGGCCAGGGTGGGCAATTTAGTGAAACACTCAAAGAGAGGGCTAGGATGTGGCTGGGTGATATAGTGCTGGTCTAGCACACACTGCTTGAAGGGCTATTTGTATGGCTCAGAGGTAGAACCCGGCCTAGAAATCACCATTgaggagctgggggtgtggctcagtgatagagccacTTCCTAGAATCTccaagggaggggctggggcatgGTTATTCCTAGCAAGTGTAAGActcttgagttcaatccccagaactaaACCCAAACAGATAAACACATGGAGCTGGCTTGGTAGCATACTCCTGAaattccaacacttaggaggtagaggacaagcctgggctacatagcaagtttcagtcAGCCTGGGATAAAACTCttgtgggccacaagaatatattatagagattcagctgtgtattaaagctatactttgaccagccaaggatctgtcaaaaggcaagccatgtattatggaatatttggtgttatccagtttttagtatttcagctgtcttatgctatgaaattcttgcataaTACTATAGACCATTTGGTAAACAGCTAAACTTCTCAGACCTGCttaacttctaggtaactaactccccctcccccagcctagAAGATAAGCAGGCTGCTAGATGCAtagcaaatgaagctcagaccatccatCCTCTTCCTTGCCTAGGGGCGTGGCAGAGACTGACTGAGGACAATAgagctttttgcataaccaggtgcagcaaggactggagcagaattccagaggcagacacagaaccaCTGGCccgagagaagagaggaagaccaagaggttctgtagagggtaaagcagatctcttgtagagtttatcagtgatatgaagtcacaacatgcccacatggttgggcttgccaggaggaccgcctagttatttccggttcaaaatagccatttctgggtcaaaacatcttgcgtgactaggactccgtggctttgcatggttgtgtaaagcgcgcgcagccgtgtaatctacgcgcatgtgtggagtagtcacatgcgttcctgtacgaATGCACAACCTGccctttataaagccggcgccatttttgcaccggtctcttctctcttctcccctttctcttgaccacgtgtgttttccacaggcctgtcacatctctttTCCTATCCTATCTCTATaaacaactcttctgtggatCTGTCGTGTTTGGGGACGTGTTCCTCAcgagggtaagagcgccaaataactaacattctggtgCCATGATGGAATGGGCGCTTCCGGACGCCCTTGCCTGGAAAGCCAGGAACCGGGGACTCTGCTCTGTACgcgacagaccactgtccattcgcCTGGCTGCACAAACTTGCATCCAACACCtctcctctgattggtgagttttcccctttttggctagcataaacggtttcctgaatctgtgagaacaACCCTTGAGCCTCCggtgcctcactggttattcttggaACCGGGGGAATCCCTGGCCACCGTCTTCACTGGCTACGGTCGGCCCCTATCGCAGGCCTAAATTTCCAGCCATCTCCCAcctctgcagcttgagatatttctcgcAATTGTACCACTACCGTCGGGTGCGTCCTGAGGCTGTGTGAAGCCAGCATGTCTTGCGCGCTCGACAGAGTGGTTAGACGTTAAGGATTCccagggaatccttgcttcaTACAGGGGGTCCCTGCTTCTCGGCTGAGGAGCGGGGGAAGCAGCTTGTGCCCAGGATCCGTCCTTGGCCTCGGAGACACCTGGGGGTCTAGGCTCCGGATCacgtttttggttttgtttgttgtttgttttatttttctgactctctgctgcagacatgggagatAAGGCCAACcggatcagtccttcctctcccttaggctgacttattcctaagcttatccatctctgtactgagagatggcccaggtatgctttagaaaataacaaaaaatcccgatatttttacgggagttatctaattttggccagcgaacaggcaaatggaaagagttttcttctttctcagtgttaaactgtctcttctggattccttctctcctgctcatgtgttCCTAGCTATGCCTGAAccagaagattctctgactctggaatctctgactctagatcctgctaatgaacCCCCACCTATCCGACCTCCAGCTCtcacccctactcctagggcatctgttccttcagctcctattctggattcttcttccttatcctcagcagcagccatttccaaaggccctgctctggctccaactttcatgcccccttctctcttccctccatgcggtctctctgtctctctctctctccctctctgtctctctctgggtctctctctctgtctctctctctgtctctctctctctctctctctcaataaagctctagaaaggtaaccatggcttgtgattcttccgccaaccagcacgcacctctgGCTGGCTGCCATGGGCAGTTGCCAGCCATGAGAGGCgcagctttccactactg
Protein-coding regions in this window:
- the Vsig10l gene encoding V-set and immunoglobulin domain-containing protein 10-like isoform X1; translated protein: MGLPSALLLFLLLAFRAGLLALQPASRPQRPSASSSDSGGSSQGFVSKVSNQAPSQNFPDQPPGSEASAEIPDSNWFPRGLNSSHVPGSLWTNVSSGGQYLSPDVTFSKIPASQVAFDGFNSQDPGKDPRLSFSVPVPGTKVPSKAPGSKPPLEHHNLELSAQNPKSKVYLEAHQAASFPQQVGGPLAVLVGNTIKLPLTPFPSPRPPAPLVVWRRGSKVLAAGGLGSQAPLISLDPMHQARLRFDQIRGGLELTSARLDDAGVYTVEVIRGGVSQQIREFTVGVYEPLPQLSVQPRAPETEEGAAELSLRCVGWNPGSGELSWSRDGRALETPDPEGAEPPRIRAERDQLLISRPVRSDHARYTCRVRSPFGHTEAAADVSVFYGPDAPVIKVFSDRDAVPELYVTAGSNVTLHCSAPSRPSADIAWSLADPTEAAVPAGPRLLLPSVGPGHAGAYACIAANPRTGRRRRSVLNLTVADLPPGAPQCSVEGGPADRSLRFHCSWPGGVPAASLQFQGLPEGVRAGPVPSALVVAVPARPELSGVAVTCLARHLVATRTCTIIPEAPQEVLLQPVVEETEPGDVVVALEVTGCPPPSRASWAREGRPLASGGGGRLRLSQDGRRLLISNFNLDWDLGNYSVLCSSALGAGGNQITLAGPSISSWRLQRAQEAAVLTWDVERGTLLTGFHIQAWTDGSDLDRVTMSRDWVSLLVLGPQERSAIVPLPPHNPGTWTFRILPILGSLPGTPSQSRVYEADSALSPGAIAGIVLGSLLGLALLAGLLLLCICCLRHFPGRTSVKKQHPLTLPPVLTLPGKKMQNLTPVQTPRPLPIKSQLQSPRPVKAQQVISPSPDYCPGGNPWTVRAATQV
- the Vsig10l gene encoding V-set and immunoglobulin domain-containing protein 10-like isoform X2 — protein: MGLPSALLLFLLLAFRAGLLALQPASRPQRPSASSSDSGGSSQGFVSKVSNQAPSQNFPDQPPGSEASAEIPDSNWFPRGLNSSHVPGSLWTNVSSGGQYLSPDVTFSKIPASQVAFDGFNSQDPGKDPRLSFSVPVPGTKVPSKAPGSKPPLEHHNLELSAQNPKSKVYLEAHQAASFPQQVGGPLAVLVGNTIKLPLTPFPSPRPPAPLVVWRRGSKVLAAGGLGSQAPLISLDPMHQARLRFDQIRGGLELTSARLDDAGVYTVEVIRGGVSQQIREFTVGVYEPLPQLSVQPRAPETEEGAAELSLRCVGWNPGSGELSWSRDGRALETPDPEGAEPPRIRAERDQLLISRPVRSDHARYTCRVRSPFGHTEAAADVSVFYGPDAPVIKVFSDRDAVPELYVTAGSNVTLHCSAPSRPSADIAWSLADPTEAAVPAGPRLLLPSVGPGHAGAYACIAANPRTGRRRRSVLNLTVADLPPGAPQCSVEGGPADRSLRFHCSWPGGVPAASLQFQGLPEGVRAGPVPSALVVAVPARPELSGVAVTCLARHLVATRTCTIIPEAPQEVLLQPVVEETEPGDVVVALEVTGCPPPSRASWAREGRPLASGGGGRLRLSQDGRRLLISNFNLDWDLGNYSVLCSSALGAGGNQITLAGPSISSWRLQRAQEAAVLTWDVERGTLLTGFHIQAWTDGSDLDRVTMSRDWVSLLVLGPQERSAIVPLPPHNPGTWTFRILPILGSLPGTPSQSRVYEADSALSPGAIAGIVLGSLLGLALLAGLLLLCICCLRHFPGKKMQNLTPVQTPRPLPIKSQLQSPRPVKAQQVISPSPDYCPGGNPWTVRAATQV